The following is a genomic window from Desulfofarcimen acetoxidans DSM 771.
TCAATTTTCAGCGTATAAATGTAGTTTTCATAACCATTGAAGGGGAACCTGTTCTCACCCCGTGGCAACTCGCCTGATAACCGGTCATAGGGCATTGCTTTCATTTCTTCTATTTTTCCCTGTGCTAAAAATATGGCGGTATTATATTTCTCAGCACTTGCGGTTAAATTAACGATTTTGGGCTGCAGGTTAACCAGCGGTATTAGAACAACAACCAAGATTAAACCCGCCATCATAGTATCCAAAATTGAATAACCCTGCTCGTTTCTTTTACTCATAAAAACACCTTTTACTTCTTAATAATAAATGGCTACTCGACACCGGAAGCAGGTTTTTCCACATCCACCCTAACCCTGCCGGTTATACCGGCAACAATAACATAAAGAAAATCACCGCTACAACGGTCTCTCAGTGTCACAGTGCCTCCCAAAGGACTTGGAGCCCCATTTATTTTAAAGGAAAGGGTGTTTTTATTAAAATTAACGTATTCTAAATCCGTGCTGACCGGCAATGTAACACTCTTTATTACATCAGTGTTTTTTTGAAATAAATATCTGTCATTAGACGTATCAAAATTTACTTTATAAGTATCCGTATCACTTTGCGCGTTAATCGTTTGTTGAGCAAAATATCTAATATCACCTGCCATGCGGTAAGCCGCCGACTCTAAATTATAATGCCCGTAGGGTACTTTTAGCTGCGGCACAAGCAATGATAAAAGTACCCCTAAGATAAGAATGACCAAGGTTAATTCAAGCAAGGTAAAACCCCTTATGCTGCGCAAGCTTTTACTCATCATCAATTGCTTTTTTGGAAATTACTGCTTCTTCACCGCCCATGGCTTCAGGTTCAGCCTGGTCTATTTTTGTATCCTGCTCGTTAGTAGCCACGATATTATCTTTTTCTTCATTAGACGAACCAGTAGAATAAACTACATACTTTTTGTATGTTTCATCTGCGTCATATATGTAGCCGTTACCCCAGGGATCATCCAAGCTCCCCCAGTCTATACCGTTTTTAATCAACAGTCCCTGTATGGAGTCAGTGTCAGCTGTTGTATCAGAATCCTTTGGATAAGTCCCGTGTTCTACAAAATAGGAGTCAATAACAGACTTCATTAATGCAATCTCAGCTTTGGCTCTCTTTTCTTTGGTGCGATCGGCTTGTTTGGTGATTTTAGGTACTATCAGGGCGATCAGAATACTGATAATGGCCAGGACAACTGCTAATTCAACCAGAGAAAATCCTTCTTTTTTGCTTTTTAACAGCACCGCAATTCCCCCTTAAATTTTTCATATTAAGCAGCCTTAGCAGTCTAAAAACACATCTGTCAGAAGATTGCTGCTAATGCATGCGTAACTACTCATAAGCTCCCAGTGTTTGGTATACAGGCAACAATACGGATATAAATATAAAGCCAACTATGCCTCCTATAATCAGTACCAACAGAGGCTCAAGCATGGAAGACATGTTTGTTACTGTAGTTTCTATCTCACGGTCTAAAATAGCTGCTGCTTTTTCCAGCAATTCACCCAAAGCGCCTGTTTCTTCGCCTACCGTAATCATATGGATTAATAAGGGAGGGAAAAAGCCACTTTCTTTTAGGGGCACCGCTATACTTTCACCTTTTTCGATACAATCGCAGGTCCGGCTGACAGCTTTGATT
Proteins encoded in this region:
- a CDS encoding type IV pilus modification PilV family protein, whose product is MSKRNEQGYSILDTMMAGLILVVVLIPLVNLQPKIVNLTASAEKYNTAIFLAQGKIEEMKAMPYDRLSGELPRGENRFPFNGYENYIYTLKIDDEQYGLKTITVTVFYQEAGAERNISLIAERHR
- a CDS encoding prepilin-type N-terminal cleavage/methylation domain-containing protein, giving the protein MMSKSLRSIRGFTLLELTLVILILGVLLSLLVPQLKVPYGHYNLESAAYRMAGDIRYFAQQTINAQSDTDTYKVNFDTSNDRYLFQKNTDVIKSVTLPVSTDLEYVNFNKNTLSFKINGAPSPLGGTVTLRDRCSGDFLYVIVAGITGRVRVDVEKPASGVE
- a CDS encoding type II secretion system protein GspG encodes the protein MLLKSKKEGFSLVELAVVLAIISILIALIVPKITKQADRTKEKRAKAEIALMKSVIDSYFVEHGTYPKDSDTTADTDSIQGLLIKNGIDWGSLDDPWGNGYIYDADETYKKYVVYSTGSSNEEKDNIVATNEQDTKIDQAEPEAMGGEEAVISKKAIDDE